The window CCGTCGTAAGTCGTCGGCTGGGGCGTGAGCGAAGCAATGATCGCGGCCAACTGCTGCGGCTCGACTGATTTCGAGTCACAGACAATCGCCCACAAGTGAAGTGGATCAGTGGGATTCTTCTTCGCCTCGGCGATGATTTTTAACCACGCGACCAGCCTTGCTTGTCCCAGCTTGCTCCCCTCAGCGACCTCGGCCAGCGGTTTGCCCTGAATCACCTCCCGGGCCGCGAGTAAGTAGCGGGCTGTCTCTTTTGCGCCCGCCGATGCTTCGTCACCGAGCGCGTCGCCGATCTTCACGCGATACACACTGTCGAGATCGGCGAGTTCGCGGGCGATGCGAGCCTCTTCCAGTTGCGTTTCGAACCGCACCAGGCGATGGCCGCTGCTTTGCAGATAGCCGAAGAGAGCGTAGTAATCCTTTTGCGAGATCGCATCGAATTTGTGGTCGTGGCAGCGAGCGCACGTCACTGTCAGCCCGAGGAAGCTCTTGCTGAAGACATCGACCATGTTGTCGAAGCGGTCGGTTTCGTCTTTGCGAATGTCGACGGGCGAGTGAATCCATTCGCCGAGAAACCAAAAGCCCGTGCCGAGGATCGACTCGTTGAATTTTTTGTCGGGATTCAAGCGTGGCTGCGGCAGCAAGTCGCCGGCGACGTGCTCGGTCATGAATTTGTCGTACGGCACATCGGCATTGATCGCGCGAATCACATAATCGCGATACTGCCAGGCTCCGGGAATCGTGTAGTCAAACTCATGGCCGCGCGATTCGGCATAACGCATCAGATCGAGCCAATGCCGACCCCAGCGCTCGCCGAAGTGGGGCGACTCGAGCAATCGATCGACGACCTTTTCCAAGGCCTGCGGCGATTCATCTTTCAAAAACGCATCCACTTCGGCCGGCGTCGGTGGCAGACCCACCAGATCGAAATAGACGCGGCGAACGAGCGACCGCTTGTCAGCCGGCAGGGCAGGGGAGAGGCCCGCGCTTTCGAGCTTCGCCAAAATAAACCGATCGAGCGGTTGTTTAATCCAGCTCTCGTTTTTCACCGCCGGCAACTCAGATTGCTTCAGCGGCTGCCAGCACCAATGTTCCGACTTCCGCCGCGCCAGATCAAAGGCCTTCGTCAACGCGGCTGGGCCAGCTTCCTTCGGCCAGGGTGCGCCCATCTCGACCCACTTGGTGAGTGTGGCGATTTCCGTCGCCGGCAACTTGGTCTTCGGCGGCATCTGATACGTGTCGCCGTGGTTAATCGCATCAATGAACAAACCTTCCTTGGGTTTGCCGGGGACGATCGCCGGGCCGGTCTCGCCGCCGTCGAGCAGTGACTGCCGCGAATCGACCCGTAGGCCACCCTTAGGTTCCTTCTGCTTGCTGTCGTGACATTCGTAGCAGCGGGCCGCGAGGATCGGCCTGACTTGTTTCTCGAAAAACTCGAGCGAAGCGGCGTCGAATTCCTGAGCACTTGCCAGCGGCGACAGCAGGGCCAGGAAGAGGCAGATATATAAGGAGAGGGATTTCATGCGGCAGAGTCCGAAAAGGCGGGAACGTTCGCCCAAGTGGGATTTCCACTGGCAGACGCCAGCCACAATTCTAATCCAAACAAACCGTGGGCCGCCACATTCAAGCCGCTGGCGAACTTTGCCGATATTAGCGGATGTGTCTCGGAAGACTTTCGTTCCGCTGAGTGAATCTGTGCGCCGACGCTCTCGCCATTCACGCCTGGCCGCCGCCTTCGTCTGGCTGACAGCAGTGCTACTGCTCGTTCAACCAGGCGCTGCCGTGCATTGCCATTGCCGTGTGCAGGTCGAAGAGGGTTGCGCGTCGGTTTGCCACGATCGCTGTTGCCAACACGATCACGGCAAGCCAGAGCTGCGCGTGGTTTGTGCGATTGCCCGGTCGACGCCGGTCGCAGCGCCACTCATCACCAGCCCAATCGGTTGTCCTTGCCCCGAAAATTGTCCCTGCCGCGTGCAGCATGCCCAGCAACAACTGGGGCTGATTCGCTCGTCGGGATCCGAACGAGTTTTGAAAACACTGCTTCTCTCCTCCGCCGCGATCATCACGCCGCGCGAGTTCCCCCTCCTGCATGATTCCAAGCTGGTGACCGTCGCACCACACACGCCGCAACTGAAAAGCTGCGCGATGCTCTGTCGGTTTACGATCTAGTCCCCTGCGATTTCATTCCTTCCGTTGAATCAATTGGCAACGGTCTGACTCGTCGCGCGAGCGCGAAGTTATGCTCCCCTTGCCAAACCCCTCGCTTACGCGTCGGGCTACCTGGCAGTTGACGCTGCTTGTTCTCATCAACACATAATCAATTCCAAGGATGGAAATCATGTTCGTTTGTCTTCGTACCGCCGTTTTGTTTTTGATCGCTGCCGTCGCCTGCGTGGGACAAGTTAGCGCCGCTGAAAAGATCTTGTCATCGACTGTGCTCGCCGACAACGCTCAGCAGGGCAAATACACGTTCGTCCTCTTCTACAAAGCCAACGATGCCGCCACCACGGCGATGAACACCGAGTTGCATCAGGCCTTGGCCAAGCACCCCGGCAAGGGAACTGTCGCGTTCGTGCATGTCGCCGATCCGGCCGAACGAGCCTTGATCACCAAGTACGACGTGGCTCGCGCGCCGATGCCGATGACCTTGGCCATCGCCCCCAATGGCGCGATGACCGGCATCTTTGGTCAGAAGCTGGAAGCGGCCAACGTCGACAGCTCGTTCGTCACGCCGACGATGATGCAGGTCATGAAAGGCCTGCAGGAAAACAAACTCGTGTTCGTCACCGTCAACGGCTCGGCGAACAACAGCGTGCCGACGTCGCTGCGTGAATTTCAAGCCGATCCGCACTTCGGCCAGCGGATGATTGTGCTGACGATGAATGCCGCCGATCCCGCCGAAGCCCGCTTTGTGGCCGAAATGGAAGTCGATCCCCGCGCCGCCGGCACGCAGTTGTCGCTGCTCGCTCCGCCGGGAGTTCTCGTCGGTCGCTTCCCCGCCAACACGCCGAAGAACAACATCGCGGCTGCTCTCGCCGAAGCCGGCAAGTGCTGCGACGATCCGAACTGCAAACACCATCAGGGAACGAATGGCGCTGCTGCTCCGTCAGCCGCGACGAAGCGCTAGTTGATGACGCGACCGTCGGACGAACCAGTGGTTCGTCCCGGAGCGACGTCAATCGTGGACGGACCAATGGTCCGTCCTACGGCTGCTTTTCTCGAACCAATTCCTGATGGAGTTCCCATGAACCTACGTACGTTGGTCTGGCGCGAGCTGCGCGAACGGCCTGGCGCGATGCTCACCAGCACGATCGCCATCCTGCTCGGCGTGACTGCGCTCGTGGCGATTCGCCACGTCACTGTTTTTTCCGAAGCAGCCATCGGCAAGAAGCTGGAATCGCTCGGCGCGAACTTGCTCGTGTTGCCGAAAGATGCTTCGCTGCAAGATTATTACGCTGCCGATCTCAGCGGCAAAACACTGCCCGAGTCGCACGTGGCGAGCATCCTGCTCGCGAACCTGGCGGGCGTCGAACGTCTCTCGCCGCGGCTGTGCACGGTGACGAAGGTTGCCGGCCGTGAGGTGACGTTCACCGGCATTCTGCCGCAGAAAGAATTCGCCCAAAAAGCGATTTGGAAATCGGTTGGCTTGTTCAGCAACAAGCATCAAGGTTGCAAGAAGGCCGATCACGGTCCGAAAAACTACGACTCAGCGCCGGAGACCTTGGCCAGCAGCCGCTCGATCGATCAGCTGCAAGGCAACGAAGCCGTCATCGGTGCCGACATCGCGGAATTTGCGAAGTTGAAAGTCGGCAGCAAGATCACGCTGCTCGACGATCAGTTCGAGGTCCTCGCTGTGCTGCCGCGAACCGGCACGATCGACGACACGCGAGTCTTTGCGCACTTGCACACCGTGCAACGCTTGACGAAGGCCGGCGAAGTCGTAAACGCCATCGAAGTGATGGGCTGCTGCCAGGATGCGGCCGGCGGTCTCGTGCCGTCGCTCGCCAAATTGCTGCCCGATGCGAAAGTGGTGACCATTTCGCAAGTCGTGCAGACGCAGGTCGGCGTGAACAAGTTGATGAGCCAGATGAGCTGGTTCGTCTTTGGCATGCTGATTGTGATCGGCGGCGCGAGTGTGGCGAGCACGATCAGCGCGAATGTGCGGGAACGCCGCCGCGAAGTCGGCACGTTGCTCGCGCTGGGCGCCACGCCGCGATTGATCTCGCGGATCTTCCTGCTGAAAGCGCTGATCCTGGGCGTGACTGGCGCGGTGGGTGGTTGCTTGCTGGGAGTCATCATCGCGATGGTTCTCGGCGCCTTCTGGGCGGGCGTCTCTGTTACGCCGCTGCCGGGTTTGCTCGCGCTGGCCGCTACGGCAGCGCTGGCGATTACGTTGCTCGCCGCGCTTTGGCCAGCACGTTCGGCGGCGCGTCTCGATCCCTGCCTTTGCTTTCAGGAGGTGTAACCATGTATCAACTCACCGAAGTAACCAAGCGTTATCACCGCCGCAAGGAAGAAGTCGTTGCCTTTCGCACGCCTGCTCTCACCATTGGCAGCGGCGAGTACGTGGCCATCGTCGGTCCGAGCGGCAGCGGCAAGACAACGCTCTTGTCGCTCCTCGGCGGCATGCTCTCGCCCGACAGCGGCCAGGTATCGCTCGACGGCCAATCCCTCTATGACCTGCCGATTGCCGAGCGGACCGAACTGCGGCGAACAAAAATCGGCTTTGTGTTTCAGACGTTCAATCTGATTCCGTATCTCACCGCTCAAGAGAACGTGCAAGTGCCGCTGTACCTCAACGGCCTGAAGCCCGAGGAACAAGTTGCTCGCGCCCAGCAGCTCCTCGAGCAAGTCGGCTTGGCCAATCGCTTGCACCACAAGCCATGTGAGATGAGCACCGGCCAGCAGCAACGCGTCGCGCTTGCGCGAACGCTCGCCAACTCGCCGCGACTCATCCTCGCCGACGAACCGACGGGCAATCTCGATCCCGACAGCAAAGCTGCCGTGATGAGCATCTTTACGAAGTTCGTTGCGAATGGCGGCACCATTGTCATGGTTACCCATGATCCAGCGTCGGCGGCGCAAGCGACTCGGCGGCTACGGATTGTGGATGGTGAAATCAGCGAAGAGAAGAAACGTTGGGCTGCGTGAACGGACTCCCCTCGCCACGGTAGTGGCGCTAAGATGCACAGCCCACAGCGTCAGCTGTGGGTTGCAGGCATGTGAGAGTTATCAAGCTGCGGCAGCAGCGACAGTTAGCCGCACTGTGAGTTGCGAAGGGGCTTCAATCTCTTTCGCTCCTGCCGGGGCTTCGCATCTCTTTTGATTACTTTACCCACAGCTTTTCGCTGTGGGGTGGGCATCTGGTCGCCGCTACCGCGGCTGCGGCGAATGACCGCGAGTTAGTAACGCTGCTTCTCAATTCCCAACGAGTGACGCAATTGCTCCACATCTCGATGGTGAGTCAACCAAGGAAACGCGAGCTTCATCAGCTGAAATACATCGACGCTCGCGTCGCGCACCCCGGCGCTTAAGACTTTCCACTCGAGCTCGATCGGCTGCGAATTCTTGGCGTACAGATCCTGCAATTGACAACGGCCTCGAACGCTTTTGAGTTGCAGATTGTAGAGCTGATTCTCACACGTCAGCTGCGACTCGCCATCCTTTTTCGCCTCGGTAATGTGCACCGGCAACCTCGAAAAGAATCCAAACGGCGAGACCTGCGACAGCAGCAAATACTGGCGTTCCGCTGCATCGAGGAACACGACCCGGGCGACAGGAATCTCGCTGAGGAGTTCGCTCAGTTGCAGTTGGCTCGGGTCGAAGCGTTTGAACATCGACTCGACTTCAGCGGAGATCAGCGAACAAGGATCGAGATGGTCACGCGTGTTTCCCTTTCGGCCTGACAGTATTCGCTCACTCAAGATACGCCAATTGGCGGCATTAGTTCGGCAAACGGATCTGTCGAATCGAACTGCGATCCGGTCGCGCTATCCCAATATTCAAACTCCAAACCCGTTTGCCGAATAGTTGCTGTCCTCTGGGCGACGCATAGCCCGGAGAAGTCATGCCCGCAATCGCCAAGTGGCACTACTCTCCCGCTAGGATTTCCGCCAACGGCGGAAACGTCGTGACCAGCCCGCGGTGCATGGCAACGTGGTGTTCGTCAACCAACTTTCGCTGGGCGTCGATTTTGGCGAGCCCGTCCTTCAGTATGCCTGCGAGAATTTCCGGCGGGATCGTTTTGATGTCCGCAGCTTGCCGCGGCTTGGCGCTCGTCCCATTCTTATAGGAGTAAACAGCTACTTTGCCGTCTGCGAGTTTCTTGCGGAGGTTCGCTTCCCATTGATCGAACTCTGTCCGGGCCATGGTGCGGAAAGATTCTGGCGAAGCCCAGTACGCGCGGATCTCCTTCCGTAATAGACGCCTTGGCGTTGTGTCCGTCGGAGACCAACTGTTGACATTGAATTCGTAACCCAGGTCACCGTCGTCTTTCCGGTCGCCGTTGAAATAGCAACGTCCCACTCCCAAGTGCAGTCGCCCATCCGGCCCTCTATAACCGGGCTCAACGCGAGGCGCGTGCTGGGGATGTTCCAGAGTGAACTCGAACCGTTCATAGAGCCCGTTCAAGCCGTCATGCGTGCTGAAATTGATCGTCGCTCCCCAGTCGTCCCTTTGGCGGCGATATGCAGACAGTTCCAAGCTGTAGGCTTTGCCGCTGTTTTTGAAGATGTGAGTCGAGAGGCTGATCGTGTGATTTGGCGTGGTAAACGGCTTGTTGGGCGCGGCGGGCGGGAATTGTTCCCAGATGCCAACGTAATATTGCCAGTAGCCATCGGTGCCGGCATTCCACGTCAAATAGGGATAAGACTCGCCAGCTTGTTCGTACCAACTTGGCTCAGAAATCTTGCGGGCCGCGGCATCAAGCCGTAGGAACGCATTTGCATTCGCCACCGTTGCGAAATTAACAGCCGCTGGCGTGACAGACTCGGGCATGCCGTATTTCGTGGGCTGATCCGCCTTTCTTAGAGGCGCTTTCGCGGGAACTACCGCCGGTTCTGGAACTGACGGCGGAACAGCGACGACGAGAAAAGCGAGCCAGAACATACTAAAACCTCCGTTGATAGAGGTAATCGAAAGGCGGTTCTATGCCGCAAAATGCGACTCGCCCCGGAGGTCCCAGGGCGAGAGAGGTAGGAGAATGTCGAGCGAAAGGCGAGTTTAGTAACCCGCGTCCATGCCGAGCCGCATCCGGAGTTGTTCGAACTCGTCGAAGTACTTGTCGCTGCTGCTGTGGACGTGTTCGGCTTCAGTGATGAACTTGATGTCTTCCTTCAAGCCGATCCCGAACCGCTTGAAGATTCGTTCGTATTCGGCGAGCGGGTTGCCATAGATGATGAGCAGCTTGTGCTCGTCAAATTGCACTTCTTGCGGAATGCCCGGGTTCAACACGGCCAGGCCGGTGCAGCCGTCATTCATGATCAGGTCTTCGAAGTCCCAGAGCGTGCTCTTCAGCACCGGGACATCAATGTGTTCGCGGTACAGGTCTTCGTGACCGCCTTGGTCGCGGTGATGGCTCGTTTCGAGCACCACGTCGACTTCGTGGCCCAGCGGATCGATCAGTTCCATGAACAAATCGAAGACGATTTCCTTCGAAGCGGCGGCCATAATGACCGGCACCTTCGACTTGGCTTCTTCGTCGATGTATTGATCATGACGAAAGCCGGCCTGGGGCACGACCTTCAGGTCGTAGCTGGGCCGCACCGCGTCGGTGAGCATGAATTTGCCGTAGCGCTGTACGCCCAGGTGAGCTTCGAGTTCTTCTTCCGACAAGCGTTCAAAACTGCTGTGGGTCGGTACAGCAGGAGCGCCCTCGTGGAAGACACCTCGAAAAAACCGCTTCAGGAAGCCCATCGTAATCCTCAGTCAATAACGCGGCGGGTAATGGCTCTTGGATCGGCGTCCAAGAGCTTGGTCTCACCAATGTTAGGTTACGGAAACTGCCAGTCGGGGATCGTCTTTCCGCTGCGTGCGAACAATGCGGTCGACCGTCATCACAGGTGTTGCAATCGTCACAGGTGGACTACTCCGGAGGGCGAACATCGGCAATTTTTGCTGCGTCAGGGGTGCCAGGGGGCGAACTTGCGGATTACTCCGCGTGTCTGTCCCAACCATGGCGGGGGTGAAACTTCGCTGCAGTAGAAACAATTTTTTTCAAACCATCTCGAACGCAGGCTGAATAGCACAAACCGCGACTCGCAGTGGAGGAGCCCGCAACTCTACCCGTCGCTTGGCGGCAGGCCAGTCTTACGATGCTGGAAGGTAAGGAATTTCCGCCCCTGCGCGAGCAACGTAACAGTCGGCGAAAACAGGCCTTATAGGCAAAGTCTGCCGTGGGGCCGACGAGGCCTGACCTCGTGCGAGTCTCTTCTCGATATACTGATTTCACGCTGCCATGGTTCGCAGCGTGGCCAAATTTTGGTGATTCCCTCATGCGTCGAAAACTGCTGAACATCGCCGGTCTTTTATTGGTTCTGGCAGCAGTCGTTGGCTGCCAGAATTCGCCGCAGTCGGAACTGCCGGCAGCGACTACCGCCAGGCAGCCAGCGGTCCAACCGGTGGCGGGGCCTGTTGCCGGTCCGGTTGCGCCAGTGATCGCTGGCCCGGCGATTCGCGACGAGTGGTCGGCCATCAAGATGAAGGACCGCAAGATTGGCTGGTCCCACCTCGTCGTGCGGAAAGTGAAAGAGAACGGCCAGGAACTGCTGCACTCCGAAAACATTTCGGAACTCGCCATTCGCCGCGAAAAAGACTCGTTGCTGCAGCGCTTGCAACTGCAGACCTGGGAAACGCTCGCAGGGCAGGTTGTTCGCTTCGAATCGCGGATGTCGAGCGGCACGGGCGAAATCACCGCCGAAGGGCAAACCGCCAATGGCGGACTGATTGTGACGACCAACACGCACGGCAAGACCGTGAAGAACTTTACTGCCCTGCCGGAAAACTGCGGTGGCTTCTTTGCTGCCGAGCAATCGCTCTTGAAGAAACCACTCGTCGCGGGTGAAAAGCGAGTTGTGCATGGAATTGTGCCGATTTTCAGTCAGCCGGGCGAAGCTCAACTCACGGCAGGCGACGAAGAGGAAGTTTCGATCGATGGCTTGAAGCAGAAGCTCCTCAAAGTGACCAGCGAAGTGAAGATCGCCGGGCAGGCGGTGACGACGTTCAACTGGGCCAACGACAAAGGAGAAATTCTGCGAAGTTTTGATCCAACTTTTCAGCAAGAGACTTTTCTCACTTCGCGCGAGATCGCTCAATCGCGCGAAGACGTCGGCAAGATCGATCTCCTCGCCGAAACCACGGCTAAGCTGAAAGGCGAGCTTCCCGCAGTACGGCCGTTGCAGCAGGCCGTTTATTCCTTGCGACTAAAGGAATCGGCTGGACCGAAACAGAACATCGCCGATCAATTTGCCACCGATGAATTTCAGCAGTTCGCAGCCAAAGACGACGCCAGCGGCGAGCTGACGATCGCGCTGCTCGATCGGAGCAAACCCGTTGATGAGAAACTCCGCGGCCAAAAGCCGGGTGCGGAAGACTCGGCGGCGAACAGTTTGATTCAAAGCGATGATCGCGAAGTGATCCGCCTGGCGACCTCGATCGCACCCGAGGAAACCGATCCTTGGAAAGTTGCTGTCGCCCTCGAGCAAGGTGTCCGGCAGCACATCAACAAGCGTGGTTATGCGCAGGCCTTTGCGACGGCTGCCGAGGTGGTGCGTTCGCATGAAGGGGACTGCACTGAACACGCGGTTTTGCTGGCTGCGGTCTGCCGGGCGCGGCGAATTCCGGCACGCGTGGTTCTCGGCCTCGTTTATTACCCACCGCAGCAGGGCTTTGCGTATCATATGTGGAACGAAGTTTGGATCGGCGCGCGGTGGGTGCCGCTCGACGCGACGGTGGCCCAGGGCGCCGTTGGGGCCGATCACATCAAGCTGCGGCACTCGAACCTCCACGGCGAAAGTGCCTACGCGGTGATGCTGCCGCTCCTCGCGGTCGTTGGTCGATTGGAATTGGAAGTTGTTTCGGCTAAATAATCCGCAGCGCAGCGAGGAATAGGTGGCTCGCCGCGTGAGCGAGGGATGAAGCGGGTACCAACTACACATTGAAAACACGCCAGTGAATCAAGCAACTCTGTCGCAATACGTCGCTCCTCCCAAGCTCCAGCTTCCCGCGGTGCAGCCGTCGCTTCGCTCGAAGCGACTCCGCTTGCGGCCGTTCGATATGTCCGATTCGCTCGTCGTGCAACTTCTCGCCGGCGACAAAGAAGTCGCTTACAACACGCGGCTCATCCCGCACCCTTATCCCGACGGACTCGCCGCTGTTTGGATCAGCTCGCTGCCAACGCTCTATCAAGAAAGTCGCGGCGTATCTTTCGCCATTACCCTGCCCGCCGGCGACATCATCGGCAGCATCGGTCTATCGCTCTTTCCGGTCGATAACCACGCCGAGCTCGGCTACTGGGTCGGCCGGCCCTATTGGAATCAAGGCTTCTGCACCGAAGCCGCGGCCATCGTCCTCAGGTGGGGCTTTGAAAAACTGAAGCTCGAACGGGTCTATGCCCACTACCTGGCCCGCAACCCCGCCAGCGGCCGCGTACTCACCAAGCTGGGCATGCAGCAAGAAGGCTGCCTCCGCAGTCACCGCTACAAAGCGGGCGAATACGAAGACCTGATCGTCTGCGGCGTGCTGCGTGGGGAGTTTGGGAAGAAGTAGCCTGATTTCCATTCGCGACTTTGTCCGGCCAAGGTATTGCCGAACTACGTGAGGGTTGTTTACGGCAAGTTCCGCTCGCTTGCCCCGCCATGGACCGAACCTGGGGGGAGAACGTACACTCACTAGCTTATCGAAAGGCCATCGGACGAGCGGTCCGATCGAGTCGAGTTTAAGGGCCGTGCTAACTGCCCAGGCGTTTTTTCGGGAATGCGATTTACCATGGATATGGAAAAGCTGGTTTCGCTGTGCAAGAGGCGGGGGTTTCTCTTTCAATCGAGCGAAATCTACGGCGGGCTCAACGGCTTTTGGGATTACGGGCCTCTCGGCGTAGAGCTGAAGCGGAACATCAAGGAAGCCTGGTGGCGCGACATGGTCAGCGGCCATGATGACCTCGTCACGCTCGAAGGCGCTCCCGATGCCTATGAAATGGTCGGCCTCGACTGCTCGATCATCATGCACCCGCAGGTCTGGAAGGTGAGCGGCCACTACGATCTGTTCGTCGACAAAATGGTCGATTGCAAAGAATCGAAAGGTCGTTACCGCGCCGATCACATTCGTTGCTACCCCGTGGCCGTTGCTGAGCAAGTCGTCGGCTGGGTGGCTTCGACGAAGGAACCCGAAGAGTTCGAAAAGGGAATGTCGAACACCTTTGAGAAGAAGGTGACCAAACTGTTCGGTGGCAAAGAGATTGCCATTCAATATCAGAACCAGGTTTCTTATCTGACGATTCCATTGGCGGATCGCGTTAAGGTTCTCGCGCCCGATGCCAGCGAACTGAACACGCTGACCGATCCGCGCGACTTCAACCTGATGTTCAAGACCATCGTCGGTGCGCTCGGCACTGAGGAAGATGCTGCCTTCCTGCGGCCTGAGACGGCGCAGGGGATCTTTGTGAACTTTAAGAACGTTTGCGACAGCACTCGTGTCCGCGTGCCGTTCGGCATCGCGCAGATGGGGAAGAGCTTTCGCAACGAGATCACGCCGAAGAACTTCACCTTCCGATCGCGTGAGTTCGAGCAGATGGAAATTGAGTTCTTCTGCCATCCGAAGGAATCGCGCAAGTGGTACGAATACTGGCGCGATCGCCGCATGAAGTGGTACACCGACCTCGGGCTATCGAGCGAACGGTTGCAGTTGCGCGAGCATCACGAAGACGAACTGAGCCATTATTCGACCGGCACGGCTGACATCGAATACGCATTCCCCTTCCTGCCGCCAGGTGAGTTCGGCGAACTTGAAGGCATCGCCCACCGCGGCGACTTCGACCTCCGCAGTCACATGGAAGGCAAGCTCGATCCCAACTCCAAGCCGGAGCTGAAGGTCGAACTCAACGCCGAAGGCAAGCCGAAATGGCGCGGGTCGGGTAAGGATCTTTCCTACCGCGACGAACTCACGAACGAGCGGTTCACACCGCACGTCATCGAACCGTCGGCAGGCGCCGATCGCGGCACGCTCGCGTTCCTGTGCGAAG is drawn from Anatilimnocola floriformis and contains these coding sequences:
- a CDS encoding transglutaminase-like domain-containing protein is translated as MRRKLLNIAGLLLVLAAVVGCQNSPQSELPAATTARQPAVQPVAGPVAGPVAPVIAGPAIRDEWSAIKMKDRKIGWSHLVVRKVKENGQELLHSENISELAIRREKDSLLQRLQLQTWETLAGQVVRFESRMSSGTGEITAEGQTANGGLIVTTNTHGKTVKNFTALPENCGGFFAAEQSLLKKPLVAGEKRVVHGIVPIFSQPGEAQLTAGDEEEVSIDGLKQKLLKVTSEVKIAGQAVTTFNWANDKGEILRSFDPTFQQETFLTSREIAQSREDVGKIDLLAETTAKLKGELPAVRPLQQAVYSLRLKESAGPKQNIADQFATDEFQQFAAKDDASGELTIALLDRSKPVDEKLRGQKPGAEDSAANSLIQSDDREVIRLATSIAPEETDPWKVAVALEQGVRQHINKRGYAQAFATAAEVVRSHEGDCTEHAVLLAAVCRARRIPARVVLGLVYYPPQQGFAYHMWNEVWIGARWVPLDATVAQGAVGADHIKLRHSNLHGESAYAVMLPLLAVVGRLELEVVSAK
- a CDS encoding ABC transporter ATP-binding protein, with amino-acid sequence MYQLTEVTKRYHRRKEEVVAFRTPALTIGSGEYVAIVGPSGSGKTTLLSLLGGMLSPDSGQVSLDGQSLYDLPIAERTELRRTKIGFVFQTFNLIPYLTAQENVQVPLYLNGLKPEEQVARAQQLLEQVGLANRLHHKPCEMSTGQQQRVALARTLANSPRLILADEPTGNLDPDSKAAVMSIFTKFVANGGTIVMVTHDPASAAQATRRLRIVDGEISEEKKRWAA
- a CDS encoding glycine--tRNA ligase, with translation MEKLVSLCKRRGFLFQSSEIYGGLNGFWDYGPLGVELKRNIKEAWWRDMVSGHDDLVTLEGAPDAYEMVGLDCSIIMHPQVWKVSGHYDLFVDKMVDCKESKGRYRADHIRCYPVAVAEQVVGWVASTKEPEEFEKGMSNTFEKKVTKLFGGKEIAIQYQNQVSYLTIPLADRVKVLAPDASELNTLTDPRDFNLMFKTIVGALGTEEDAAFLRPETAQGIFVNFKNVCDSTRVRVPFGIAQMGKSFRNEITPKNFTFRSREFEQMEIEFFCHPKESRKWYEYWRDRRMKWYTDLGLSSERLQLREHHEDELSHYSTGTADIEYAFPFLPPGEFGELEGIAHRGDFDLRSHMEGKLDPNSKPELKVELNAEGKPKWRGSGKDLSYRDELTNERFTPHVIEPSAGADRGTLAFLCEAYTEDEAPDENGKMQTRVVMKFHPRIAPIKAAIFPLVKKEGMPELAQDIYRKLKKRWNVFYDEKGAVGRRYRRQDEIGTPFCITVDGQTLQDGTVTVRDRDTLEQKRVYQDQLIAELETRLS
- a CDS encoding GNAT family N-acetyltransferase, which gives rise to MNQATLSQYVAPPKLQLPAVQPSLRSKRLRLRPFDMSDSLVVQLLAGDKEVAYNTRLIPHPYPDGLAAVWISSLPTLYQESRGVSFAITLPAGDIIGSIGLSLFPVDNHAELGYWVGRPYWNQGFCTEAAAIVLRWGFEKLKLERVYAHYLARNPASGRVLTKLGMQQEGCLRSHRYKAGEYEDLIVCGVLRGEFGKK
- a CDS encoding ABC transporter permease; the encoded protein is MNLRTLVWRELRERPGAMLTSTIAILLGVTALVAIRHVTVFSEAAIGKKLESLGANLLVLPKDASLQDYYAADLSGKTLPESHVASILLANLAGVERLSPRLCTVTKVAGREVTFTGILPQKEFAQKAIWKSVGLFSNKHQGCKKADHGPKNYDSAPETLASSRSIDQLQGNEAVIGADIAEFAKLKVGSKITLLDDQFEVLAVLPRTGTIDDTRVFAHLHTVQRLTKAGEVVNAIEVMGCCQDAAGGLVPSLAKLLPDAKVVTISQVVQTQVGVNKLMSQMSWFVFGMLIVIGGASVASTISANVRERRREVGTLLALGATPRLISRIFLLKALILGVTGAVGGCLLGVIIAMVLGAFWAGVSVTPLPGLLALAATAALAITLLAALWPARSAARLDPCLCFQEV